The Budorcas taxicolor isolate Tak-1 chromosome 2, Takin1.1, whole genome shotgun sequence genome window below encodes:
- the ARPC1B gene encoding actin-related protein 2/3 complex subunit 1B: MAYHSFLVEPISCHAWNKDRTQIAICPNNHEVHIYEKSGNKWVQVHELKEHNGQVTGIDWAPESNRIVTCGTDRNAYVWTLKGRTWKPTLVILRINRAARCVRWAPKENKFAVGSGSRVISICYFEQENDWWVCKHIKKPIRSTVLSLDWHPNNVLLAAGSCDFKCRIFSAYIKEVEERPAPTPWGSKMPFGELMFESSTSCGWVHGVCFSDSGSRVAWVSHDSTVCLADADKKMAITTLASETLPLLAVTFITENSLVAAGHDCFPVLFTYDSAAGKLSFGGRLDVPKQSSQRGLTARERFQNLDKKASSEGSAAAGAGLDSLHKNSVSQISVLSGGKAKCAQFCTTGMDGGMSIWDVKSLESALKDLKIM; the protein is encoded by the exons AGATCGCCATCTGCCCCAACAATCACGAGGTGCACATCTACGAGAAGAGCGGGAACAAGTGGGTCCAGGTGCACGAACTCAAGGAGCACAACGGACAGGTGACAG GCATTGACTGGGCCCCGGAGAGTAACCGCATCGTGACCTGCGGCACAGACCGCAACGCCTACGTGTGGACGCTGAAGGGCCGCACGTGGAAGCCCACGCTTGTCATCCTGCGCATCAACCGCGCCGCTCGCTGTGTGCGCTGGGCCCCCAAGGAGAACAAGTTCGCTGTGGGCAGTGGCTCCCGTGTCATCTCCATCTGCTATTTTGAGCAGGAAAATGACTG GTGGGTGTGCAAGCACATCAAGAAGCCCATCCGCTCCACTGTCCTCAGCCTGGACTGGCACCCCAACAACGTGCTCCTGGCCGCCGGCTCCTGCGACTTCAAATGCCG GATCTTCTCAGCCTACATCAAGGAGGTGGAGGAGCGGCCAGCACCCACCCCGTGGGGCTCCAAGATGCCGTTCGGAGAGCTGATGTTCGAGTCCAGCACTAGCTGTGGCTGGGTGCACGGCGTCTGCTTCTCAGACAGCGGCAGCCGTGTGGCCTGGGTCAGCCACGACAGCACCGTGTGCCTGGCCGATGCTGACAAGAAGATGGC CATCACCACTCTGGCCTCTGAAACGCTGCCGCTACTGGCCGTCACCTTCATCACGGAGAACAGTCTGGTGGCGGCG GGCCACGACTGCTTCCCGGTGCTCTTCACCTACGACAGCGCCGCGGGGAAGCTGAGCTTCGGTGGGCGGCTGGACGTCCCCAAGCAGAGCTCGCAGCGCGGCCTCACGGCCCGCGAGCGCTTCCAGAACCTCGACAAGAAGGCGAGCTCGGAAGGCAGCGCGGCGGCGGGCGCCGGCCTGGACTCGCTGCACAAGAACAGCGTCAG CCAGATCTCGGTGCTCAGTGGGGGAAAGGCCAAGTGCGCGCAGTTTTGCACCACCGGCATGGACGGCGGCATGAGCATCTGGGACGTGAAG AGCCTGGAGTCTGCCCTGAAGGACCTCAAGATCATGTGA